Proteins co-encoded in one Aspergillus luchuensis IFO 4308 DNA, chromosome 6, nearly complete sequence genomic window:
- the trm44 gene encoding tRNA (uracil) methyltransferase (BUSCO:EOG092614DJ;~COG:S;~EggNog:ENOG410PIV3;~InterPro:IPR011671;~PFAM:PF07757;~go_function: GO:0008168 - methyltransferase activity [Evidence IEA]) codes for MTGNKRKNPRDLTRLSGKPLAETLEPSSVLASSTEEWVTSQDLAEYGLTFKPEVIQDMTLFLLANPNMSSTHLYRADILFDSWGSLRTPQQKEQSFAQNGNSNLETTEEHVEPMTAREIPDFTLTRTVVRRLIPRNPNLDRVMDQTCHFYEHINESTDTNEGSINRYLAVYIPHITSKEDMPFYHPLLRSLAFLYDYNTTNTSDPSPNPGTMSIHFLLFPNEPIQNRLERTLQALLTIQIRLARGTRLTGKPDTGGGGSQNPAKDNVIPQHMVQNTYTRLKAKYAAELCQNWVESTEPSKHVFEDLSITAFLIELWRSMYGAVPADEQTSTSSSSTFPGFVDVACGNGVLVYVLLMEGYKGFGFDARRRKTWSIFPESVQSRLTEEIYIPKPFSETNPSLLQELTIKSHTGSFPKDTFIISNHADELTVWTPLMATLLCPESPSPFIAIPCCSHSLSGARFRYPPPKAGKKDKSDDKGKGGEEEGNPASGDLKSLRKEKQDAQTTEAGFLKSMYGSLTAKTMSVAEEIGYEVERTLLRIPSTRNMAVIGGRRRTTQVWKERASGSAADGDGGDGDSNGEEVLERVKDAVRRECSREGGVEAAGKIWIERAKGLNKGSGMGKQGGH; via the coding sequence ATGACtggaaacaaaagaaagaatccacGAGACTTGACTCGTCTCTCCGGCAAACCACTTGCTGAGACTCTCGAGCCCTCTTCAGTACTGGCAAGCAGCACCGAAGAATGGGTCACATCTCAAGACCTGGCTGAATATGGCCTCACATTTAAGCCAGAAGTCATCCAAGATAtgaccctcttcctcctggccAACCCCAACATGAGCTCTACCCATCTATACCGGGCAGACATCCTCTTCGACAGCTGGGGTTCGCTGCGAACGCCACAGCAGAAAGAGCAGTCCTTCGCTCAGAATGGCAACAGCAACCTGGAGACCACCGAGGAGCACGTGGAACCCATGACCGCAAGAGAAATCCCCGATTTCACTCTCACCAGAACGGTAGTGAGGAGACTCATCCCCAGAAACCCGAACCTAGACAGAGTCATGGACCAAACATGTCACTTCTACGAACACATCAACGAGTCCACAGACACCAACGAGGGATCTATCAATCGTTACCTCGCTGTCTACATCCCCCACATCACCTCCAAAGAAGACATGCCCTTctaccaccctctcctccgttcCCTAGCCTTCCTATACGActacaacaccaccaacacatcagacccctcccccaaccccgGCACCATGTccatccacttcctcctcttccccaacgAACCCATCCAAAACCGCCTAGAACGCACCCTACAAGCCCTCCTGACCATCCAAATCCGCCTCGCCCGCGGCACCCGTCTAACCGGCAAACCAGAcaccggcggcggcggcagccaaAACCCAGCCAAAGACAACGTGATTCCGCAGCACATGGTGCAAAACACTTACACACGGCTGAAAGCAAAATACGCCGCCGAGCTGTGTCAAAACTGGGTCGAGAGCACCGAACCCTCCAAGCACGTCTTCGAGGACCTCTCAATCACCGCATTCCTCATCGAACTCTGGAGAAGCATGTACGGCGCTGTCCCAGCAGACGAGCaaacctccacctcctcatcctctacCTTCCCCGGCTTCGTCGACGTAGCCTGCGGCAACGGCGTCCTCGTGTACGTCCTCCTCATGGAAGGCTACAAAGGCTTTGGCTTCGACGCCCGCCGACGCAAAACATGGAGTATATTCCCAGAGTCCGTGCAATCACGACTCACAGAGGAAATCTACATCCCCAAACCATTCTCCGAAACGAACCCCTCTCTGCTCCAAGAATTGACCATAAAATCCCACACGGGGTCTTTTCCAAAAGACACATTCATTATCTCCAATCACGCAGATGAACTCACGGTCTGGACGCCCCTCATGGCTACGCTTCTTTGCCCTGAGTCGCCGTCACCCTTTATTGCTATCCCGTGCTGCTCGCATTCTCTTTCTGGTGCGAGGTTCCGCTATCCACCTCCTAAGGCGGGCAAGAAGGATAAATCAGACGATAAAGgtaaaggaggggaagaagagggtaaTCCAGCATCAGGAGACCTCAAATCCCTCCGGAAGGAGAAACAGGATGCTCAGACTACGGAAGCAGGGTTCCTCAAGTCCATGTATGGCTCGTTGACCgcgaagacgatgagtgTGGCGGAGGAAATCGGGTACGAGGTTGAGCGGACCCTGTTGCGGATTCCGAGTACGAGGAATATGGCTGTtattggggggaggaggcggaCGACGCAGgtctggaaggagagggcgagTGGGtctgctgctgatggtgatggtggtgatggtgatagtaATGGAGAGGAGGTCCTGGAGCGGGTTAAGGATGCTGTAAGGCGGGAGTGTTCGCGTGAGGGGGGCGTTGAGGCTGCTGGGAAGATCTGGATTGAGAGGGCGAAGGGGTTGAATAAGGGGTCTGGGATGGGAAAGCAGGGTGGGCATTGA
- a CDS encoding ssDNA endodeoxyribonuclease RAD1 (BUSCO:EOG09260AZK;~COG:L;~EggNog:ENOG410PG6F;~InterPro:IPR011335,IPR006167,IPR006166,IPR010994;~PFAM:PF02732;~go_function: GO:0003677 - DNA binding [Evidence IEA];~go_function: GO:0003697 - single-stranded DNA binding [Evidence IEA];~go_function: GO:0004518 - nuclease activity [Evidence IEA];~go_function: GO:0004520 - endodeoxyribonuclease activity [Evidence IEA];~go_process: GO:0006281 - DNA repair [Evidence IEA]), translating into MPPERPNVPVKLSLPLQYQQDIFTELRSEDELVILARGLGLLRLVTNLLHFYDAAGNNLVLVVGADDRENEWIGEALAEHYAISKTPLARGLKVINTDRATVPMREKIYSEGGILSVTSRILIVDFLSKLLDPEKVTGMIVLHADKIVATSIEAFIIRAYREHNKRGFLKAFSDSPEPFTTGFAPLANSLRNLFLRKTSLWPRFHVTVAEALEGHRKAEVIELEVPMSDKMREIQNAVLECVEICIGELKKANTGLDMADWTLDSALHRSFDIAIRRQLDPIWHRVSFRTRQIVSDLSDLRAILHALLTYDAVSFLKYLDTIVTAHTPPPGSTKHSYSPWLFLDAADVLFQTARSRVYQGRISNDVVRSSSTSLPTTLQPVLEEQPKWEVVAEVLQEIETDAYLNPVKVDESNSTVLIMCSDQRTCRQLREYMGTMHANVSSKKQETRDTLDPGDAIHEKKGSAEVMMRRRLRDYMDWKLSLSNVSKNFSSNPAGDGSQSPAVNSPGSLNQGRAPMNKRRRVRGGGTPSVPARAPNSGIQVDIEPPAQVSALLDEIQPTEVEETQKEEVIIDDLEDMDDYYELYDMDDLVIIHPYDGDMDEHILEEVRPRYIIMYEPDPAFIRRVEVYRSSHVGRDVRVYFIYYGGSVEEQRYLSAVRREKDSFTKLIKEKSNMAVTITHDKSQVDPQEQFLRTVNTRIAGGGRLAATASPPRVVIDVREFRSALPSLLHGNNMIVVPCQLTVGDYILTPDICVERKSVRDLISSLRNGRLYNQAETMLQHYKNPLLLIEFDENKSFTFDAFASATTPGTTFLTDFGFSSSGTSTLSANSSLVNPSSPKSAQHLLVLLTLTFPRLKIIWSSSPYQTAEIFAELKKNNPEPDPIRAVQTGLDMDIAASSHSGDIMAAAGIEHRVFNLLPQDMLRAVPGVNPNVLERLIVETENIQEIANMSVEQLDPLVGIETARKIVGFFRKSVFES; encoded by the exons ATGCCACCTGAACGCCCCAATGTACCGGTGAAGCtgtccttgcccttg CAATACCAGCAGGACATCTTCACCGAACTGCGctcggaggatgagttggTGATTCTTGCTCGGGGCCTTGGCCTCTTACGCCTGGTGACGAATTTGCTACATTTCTATGATGCTGCAGGGAACAATTTGGTGCTTGTTGTTGGCGCAGATGACCGCGAAAATGAATGGATTGGAGAAG CATTGGCTGAGCACTATGCTATCAGCAAAACCCCTCTTGCCAGGGGGCTCAAGGTGATCAATACGGACAGGGCCACGGTTCCGATGCG CGAGAAGATCTATTCCGAAGGTGGTATCCTGAGTGTAACATCCAGGATACTAATAGTTGACTTTCTGTCGA AGCTGCTCGACCCTGAGAAGGTCACTGGCATGATCGTGCTTCATGCTGATAA GATTGTGGCAACGTCTATTGAAGCCTTCATTATCCGGGCATATCGAGAGCACAACAAACGTGGATTCTTAAAGGCCTTCTCTGACTCCCCGGAACCATTCACGACCGGATTTGCCCCTTTGGCGAATTCCCTGcgcaacctcttccttcgcAAGACCTCGTTATGGCCACGCTTCCATGTCACCGTCGCGGAGGCTCTCGAGGGCCATCGAAAAGCGGAGGTGATCGAACTTGAAGTCCCGATGAGTGATAAGATGCGCGAGATACAGAACGCCGTCCTTGAGTGCGTGGAGATTTGTATAGGAGAGCTAAAGAAAGCGAACACTGGACTTGACATGGCAGACTGGACCCTCGACAGTGCTTTACATAGGTCTTTCGATATTGCAATTAGGCGCCAACTGGATCCCATATGGCACCGTGTGAGCTTCCGGACCAGACAGATCGTCAGTGATTTATCAGATCTTAGGGCAATTCTCCA TGCTTTGCTCACCTATGACGCCGTCTCATTCCTCAAATATCTTGATACGATTGTCACAGCACATACTCCGCCTCCTGGGTCCACGAAACATAGCTATTCACCATGGCTGTTCCTCGACGCAGCCGATGTGCTTTTCCAGACCGCGAGATCAAGAGTATATCAGGGGCGAATCAGCAACGATGTAGTTCGCTCATCATCCACGTCTTTACCTACCACACTCCAGCCCGTTCTGGAAGAACAGCCAAAATGGGAAGTCGTAGCGGAGGTCCTGCAAGAAATTGAAACGGACGCATATCTCAATCCAGTCAAGGTGGACGAGTCCAACAGTACTGTCCTGATCATGTGCAGTGACCAACGGACCTGTCGGCAACTTCGCGAGTACATGGGCACAATGCATGCCAACGTGAGTAGCAAGAAGCAGGAGACAAGGGATACATTGGATCCAGGTGATGCCATCCACGAGAAAAAGGGTTCCGCTGAAGTGATGATGCGCCGAAGGCTGCGGGATTATATGGACTGGAAGTTATCCTTGTCTAATGTTAGCAAGAACTTTTCGTCAAACCCCGCGGGTGACGGTTCCCAGTCGCCTGCGGTGAATTCACCTGGTTCTCTGAATCAAGGGAGAGCCCCAATGAACAAGCGGCGCCGagtccgaggaggaggcactCCATCCGTCCCAGCACGCGCGCCCAACAGCGGTATCCAAGTAGATATTGAACCTCCGGCCCAGGTGTCGGCACTTCTAGATGAAATCCAGCCTACTGAGGTCGAAGAGACCCAAAAAGAGGAGGTTATCATCGATGATTTGGAAGATATGGACGATTACTACGAATTGTACGATATGGATGACTTGGTTATCATACACCCTTACGACGGTGATATGGATGAGCATATTCTGGAGGAGGTTCGGCCTCGGTACATCATCATGTACGAGCCAGACCCTGCATTCATTCGACGAGTCGAGGTCTACCGCAGCTCCCATGTTGGGAGGGACGTACGCGTTTATTTCATCTACTACGGGGGATCTGTTGAAGAACAGCGCTACTTGAGCGCCGTACGGCGAGAGAAAGACTCGTTCACAAAGCTCATCAAAGAGAAAAGC AACATGGCCGTCACCATCACACATGACAAGAGTCAAGTAGACCCTCAAGAACAGTTCCTTCGCACTGTGAACACCCGTATTGCAGGAGGCGGCCGACTAGCCgcaacagcatcaccaccacgaGTCGTGATAGATGTACGCGAGTTCAGAAGCGCCCTTCCATCCCTCCTACATGGCAACAACATGATTGTCGTCCCATGCCAACTCACAGTGGGCGACTACATCCTCACGCCCGACATCTGCGTAGAACGCAAATCAGTCCGCGATCTGATATCCTCCTTACGGAACGGCCGTCTCTACAACCAAGCAGAAACCATGCTCCAACACTACAAgaacccccttcttcttatcgAATTCGATGAAAACAAATCCTTCACCTTCGACGCCTTCGCCTCCGCAACCACCCCCGGCACAACCTTTCTCACCGACTTCggtttctcttcctccggcaCAAGCACCCTATCCGCAAACAGCTCCCTCGTCAACCCATCTAGCCCCAAATCCGCCCAGCACTTACTCGTTCTCCTAACTCTCACCTTCCCCCGGCTCAAGATCATCTGGTCCTCTTCCCCCTACCAAACCGCAGAGATCTTCGccgagctgaagaagaacaaccCGGAGCCGGATCCGATTCGGGCCGTTCAGACTGGGCTAGACATGGATATTGCGGCGTCATCGCACTCCGGCGATATTATGGCTGCGGCGGGGATCGAGCATCGGGTCTTTAACCTCTTGCCTCAGGATATGCTTCGGGCGGTTCCGGGTGTTAATCCTAATGTCCTTGAGCGGTTGATTGTGGAGACGGAGAATATTCAAGAGATTGCGAATATGAGCGTGGAGCAGTTGGATCCGTTGGTTGGGATAGAAACGGCTCGGAAGATAGTGGGGTTCTTTCGTAAAAGTGTGTTTGAGAGTTGA
- a CDS encoding WASP family protein (BUSCO:EOG09264U78;~COG:T,Z;~EggNog:ENOG410PJI4;~InterPro:IPR000697,IPR003124,IPR011993,IPR027641, IPR033927;~PFAM:PF00568;~go_function: GO:0003779 - actin binding [Evidence IEA];~go_process: GO:0007015 - actin filament organization [Evidence IEA];~go_process: GO:2000601 - positive regulation of Arp2/3 complex-mediated actin nucleation [Evidence IEA]) produces the protein MPSILNDNDKETVRRTVPKPDNKILAVAVARLYVAHPDTQRWTYTGLQGAAVLANDLVGRTFWLKLVDVSPANRGVIWDQEIYDNFAYNQDRTFFHSFELEDCPAGLSFADEKEAKTFIKKVQEREKHASKETRQTPFASTRGQGPAPVVNGKSGVGRSLFGSLLGHRSSSGSHVPPPVTPAELPPAPSIQVAPPPPPSASPSRKELPFDTNDPAFKGVLDELLQMGITEDLIAENFDFIKSYIEQKQASTPSPPSADDQRKGKAPPPPPPSAPPAPKVAAISPQNTGNSTGSRRGAPPPPPPTRRTRMDTTDDEPASKREPSPPRNRFRAPPPIADAGKFAHTPLPPTRQRASSNATPGPPPPPRPPKTPMDENQSRFGVPPPFQGERKVSAPPAPPSRPGPSGPPPPPPRTMSPAAPPQLPPKVPNASAAGPPPPPPRSPLQPPPPPVPSASRPIPPPPTSSVPPPPPPPPTSSVPPPPRPPPVSSAPPPPPPPPSHPSPSAGPPAPPPPPPPPTSSVAPPPPPPPPAPGSSVPPPPPPPPPGAGAPPPPPPPPGAGAPPPPPPPGGAAPPLPKPEGGRNDLMAAIRASGGKGGGGLRKVKENEKRDRSGAAVPGSASESSAPTPSGGAAQGGLAGALQDALAKRKQKVSGSDDEKEDDDDW, from the exons ATGCCTTCAATCCTGAATGATAACGACAAGGAAACAGTCAGGAGAACTGTACCAAAGCCTGACAACAAAATTCTAGCGGTGGCCGTTGCGCGCCTCTACGTGGCTCACCCAGACACCCAGAGATGGACGTACACCGGTCTGCAGGGAGCTGCAGTCCTAGCAAATGACCTGGTCGGCCGTACTTTTTGGCTGAAATTGGTGGACGTATCG CCTGCCAATAGGGGAGTCATTTGGGACCAAGAGATCTACGACAACTTCGCGTACAACCAAGATCGCACgttcttccactccttcgaACTAGAAGACTGTCCCGCCGGACTGTCGTTCGCCGACGAGAAAGAGGCCAAGACATTCATTAAGAAAGTACAGGAACGAGAAAAGCATGCGAGCAAAGAGACACGGCAGACGCCCTTTGCATCTACCCGAGGCCAGGGCCCTGCTCCGGTGGTGAACGGCAAATCCGGGGTTGGACGGTCGCTGTTTGGCAGCTTACTCGGCCATCGCTCATCATCAGGATCTCATGTACCCCCACCGGTGACACCTGCGGAACTGCCTCCTGCTCCATCAATCCAAGttgctcctccacctccaccttcagCCAGCCCATCACGCAAGGAACTGCCGTTCGACACCAATGACCCCGCATTCAAGGGCGTACTGGACGAGCTCCTACAAATGGGCATTACGGAAGACTTGATCGCGGAGAACTTCGATTTCATCAAGTCCTATATCGAACAGAAACAGGCATCAACGCCCAGCCCGCCTTCTGCCGATGATCAAAGGAAAGGCAAAGcgccgcctccacctcccccgtcTGCGCCGCCTGCTCCCAAGGTGGCGGCCATCAGCCCACAGAACACTGGCAACAGCACAGGGAGTCGACGAGGTGCTCCgccgccccctcccccgacGCGGAGGACTCGAATGGATACGACGGATGACGAGCCTGCCTCGAAACGTGAACCGTCTCCTCCCAGGAATCGGTTTCGTGCGCCGCCTCCGATTGCAGACGCTGGTAAATTTGCTCACACACCATTGCCGCCTACTCGCCAACGGGCCTCGTCAAATGCTACACCCggtcctccacctcctccacggccTCCAAAGACTCCAATGGACGAGAACCAGTCCCGCTTTGGCGTTCCCCCACCGTTCCAGGGCGAGCGCAAGGTGTCTGCCCCTCCCGCACCTCCCAGTCGGCCAGGGCCTTCAGggccaccccctccccctccacgcaCTATGAGCCCTGCAGCACCTCCACAGCTACCTCCCAAAGTTCCCAATGCCTCTGCAGCAGggcctccacctccgccacccaGAAGTCCTTTGCAGCCGCCGCCCCCACCCGTGCCTTCCGCTTCCCGGCCTATTCCTCCCCCGCCTACATCAAGcgtgcctcctcctccacccccgcctcCTACGTCGAGTGTTCCCCCTCCGCCTCGTCCCCCGCCCGTTTCAAGTGCTCCACCCccgcctccacccccgccatCGCATCCTTCGCCTAGCGCCGGTCCTCCTGCGCCGCCTCCGCCCCCACCGCCACCGACCAGCTCGGTcgcacctccaccccctccgcctccgccagcACCAGGAAGTTCagtcccaccaccacctcctcctccaccgccagGAGCTggtgctcctcctccgccgcccccgcctcctggagctggtgcgcctccgccgccgcctcctccaggtGGAGCTGCTCCGCCCTTACCCAAACCTGAAGGTGGTAGGAATGACCTCATGGCTGCTATCCGGGCATCTGGAGGAAAGGGCGGCGGTGGCCTGCggaaggtcaaggagaaTGAGAAGCGTGACCGGAGTGGAGCCGCCGTGCCTGGCTCAGCCAGCGAATCGTCCGCGCCCACTCctagtggtggtgctgctcaAGGAGGCCTGGCAGGTGCTTTGCAAGACGCTCTGgcgaaaagaaagcagaaggtCAGCGGTAGCG ATGACGAAAaggaggacgatgacgatTGGTGA
- a CDS encoding uncharacterized protein (COG:S;~EggNog:ENOG410Q2KC) — protein sequence MPVIPSGSDFPPQQGNSDNSAPNQEQRNSDQGTQKATMLDHLSKGPQIPDSMPPKVPREEIEARMKELNK from the exons ATGCCTGTCATCCCCTCGGGTTCTGATTTCCCACCCCAACAAGGCAACAGCGACAACAGCGCTCCAAACCAAGAGCAGAGGAACTCCGATCAGGGGACTCAGAAAGCCACTATGCTTGATCACTTGTCTAAGGGTCCTCAAATCCCCGACA GCATGCCACCCAAAGTCCCCAGGGAAGAGATCGAGGCACGTATGAAGGAACTGAATAAGTAG
- the MRS2 gene encoding CorA family magnesium transporter (COG:P;~EggNog:ENOG410PFS4;~InterPro:IPR039204;~TransMembrane:2 (i430-448o460-482i)), with product MLSPSSMKPSAPSASLLRFLRSQSDSFFFTANPATCGRSLNNDPRSHHQHHAFSLSRTSDWTSINPAPCRASLESCLFPLPGLSSRNRGTTVRCRASLAQRSSPSPFSLPNAQFSRASSTKSKSLWRRLFDFKRNKTAESKSYLRQPPALINDGTEGSFNIGRGLVAKASNEPRLRCTEFDSTGNVTLVNGEFKKSELIAKYGLLPRDLRKIDSSTLPHILVRPRAILINLLHLRVLIKADRVLVFDAYGSTDSYMQSLFVYDLEGKLQQKQGQTTGALPYEFRALEAVLISVTSGLEEEFNGVRDPVVSVLRALEEDIDRDKLRHLLIYSKKLGTFEQKARLVRDAIDDLLEADDDLAAMYLTENSQGVRREEHEHQEVEMLLESYHKVCDEIVQASGNLVTGIRNTEEVVKAILDANRNSLMLLDLKFSIGTLGLATGTLFSALYGMNLKNFIEESDLGFGAVSVTCFAITIVVCAYGLAKLRKLQRVRMWGESGVGGASMVSLPTRGGALASHRPNWRADTVEPVWGSLPGEGRVERIKRIKDNAAAAAARSATLKAANVPPTTSSGDATKQSESS from the exons ATGCTGTCTCCGTCGTCTATGAAGCCTTCCGCTCCATCAGCATCTCTTCTCCGGTTTCTGCGATCACAATCcgattcctttttcttcacAGCCAACCCAGCTACTTGCGGACGATCTCTCAATAATGATCCCCGgtctcatcatcagcaccacgCCTTCTCGCTAAGCAGGACGTCAGACTGGACAAGTATAAACCCTGCGCCATGCCGTGCGAGTCTAGAATCATGCCTCTTTCCGTTACCGGGGCTTTCGTCTAGAAATCGCGGTACTACTGTACGATGTCGGGCGTCGCTGGCTCAACGCTCTTCACCGAGTCCGTTCTCCCTCCCTAATGCGCAGTTTTCACGCGCTTCGTCCACCAAGAGCAAGAGCTTGTGGCGTAGGCTCTTCGACTTCAAGCGAAACAAAACTGCCGAATCGAAATCATATCTCCGCCAGCCACCTGCATTGATTAATGACGGAACAGAGGGAAGCTTTAATATTGGCCGCGGATTAGTGGCAAAGGCCTCCAATGAGCCGCGCCTGCGATGTACCGAGTTCGACAGCACTGGAAATGTTACTCTTGTAAATGGCGAATTCAAGAAGAGTGAGCTGATTGCCAAG TATGGTCTCCTACCTCGGGACTTGCGGAAAATCGACTCGTCTACTCTGCCTCATATCCTAGTGCGACCGCGTGCCATTCTTATCAACCTCCTACACCTTCGAGTCTTGATTAAGGCTGATCGCGTTCTCGTTTTCGATGCGTACGGATCCACGGACTCATACATGCAATCGCTATTTGTGTATGATCTCGAAGGAAAGCTACAACAGAAACAAGGACAGACTACGGGTGCATTGCCTTACGAATTCCGAGCGCTGGAAGCGGTCTTGATCAGTGTCACAAGTggcctggaggaggaattcaATGGTGTTAGAGATCCGGTCGTGAGCGTGCTCAGAGCTCTGGAAGAGGACATTGACCGCGACAAGCTTCGACATCTGCTTATCTACTCCAAGAAGCTCGGCACGTTCGAACAAAAGGCTCGCCTCGTGCGTGATGCGATCGACGACCTGCTGGAGGCAGACGACGACTTGGCCGCAATGTATCTTACTGAGAACTCGCAGGGTGTCCGACGCGAGGAACACGAACATCAAGAAGTCGAGATGCTACTCGAGTCGTACCACAAAGTTTGCGACGAAATTGTGCAGGCCAGCGGCAACTTGGTGACCGGAATTCGTAATACCGAGGAAGT CGTCAAAGCCATTCTGGACGCCAATCGCAACTCCCTCATGCTTCTTGACCTCAAATTCAGCATTGGAACTCTCGGACTCGCAACCGGAACCCTGTTCTCCGCACTTTACGGCATGAACTTGAAGAACTTCATCGAAGAATCAGACTTGGGCTTTGGCGCCGTGTCCGTCACATGCTTTGCCATTACAATCGTTGTTTGTGCTTATGGGCTCGCCAAACTGCGCAAGCTTCAGCGTGTCCGCATGTGGGGCGAATCTGGCGTCGGCGGCGCATCCATGGTCTCTCTGCCTACCAGAGGTGGTGCACTAGCCAGCCATCGGCCAAATTGGCGCGCGGATACCGTTGAGCCTGTTTGGGGTAGTCTTCCCGGTGAAGGACGCGTGGAGAGGATCAAGCGTATTAAAGAcaatgcagctgcagctgcagcccGATCTGCGACCCTGAAGGCTGCTAATGTGCCCCCAACAACGTCGTCTGGAGACGCTACCAAGCAGTCAGAAAGTTCTTAA